One window of Chryseobacterium indologenes genomic DNA carries:
- the metK gene encoding methionine adenosyltransferase produces MSYLFTSESVSEGHPDKIADQISDALIDHFLAYDKDSKVACETLVTTGQVVLAGEVKSDAYLDVQTIAREVINGIGYTKGEYMFNGDSCGVISAIHEQSPDINQGVDRAVNDESFEAKANAQGAGDQGMMFGYATNETANYMPLALDLAHTILKELSAIRRENKEITYLRPDAKSQVTIEYSDDHKPIRIDSIVVSTQHDDFAAEEEMLNKIREDIKNILVPRVVAQQTEEIKALFNDQIKYHINPTGKFVIGGPHGDTGLTGRKIIVDTYGGKGAHGGGAFSGKDPSKVDRSAAYATRHIAKNLVAAGIADEVLVQVSYAIGVAEPCGLYINTYGTAKVDLHDGDIAKKVSTIFDLRPYAIEQNLKLRNPIYQETASYGHMGKEHYVADKTFNKGHKNELTLKDLEFFTWEKLDKVEEIKAAFGI; encoded by the coding sequence ATGTCTTATTTATTTACATCTGAATCAGTTTCAGAAGGACATCCGGATAAAATTGCCGACCAAATCTCCGATGCATTAATCGACCATTTTTTAGCATATGATAAAGACTCAAAAGTAGCATGTGAAACTCTTGTAACTACCGGACAGGTGGTATTGGCAGGAGAAGTAAAATCTGATGCTTACCTTGATGTACAGACCATTGCCAGAGAAGTAATCAACGGAATTGGGTATACAAAAGGGGAATACATGTTCAATGGAGATTCTTGTGGAGTAATCTCTGCCATCCATGAGCAGTCACCTGATATCAACCAGGGAGTTGACAGAGCTGTAAATGATGAGTCTTTCGAAGCGAAAGCAAATGCACAGGGAGCAGGAGACCAGGGAATGATGTTCGGGTATGCTACCAATGAAACGGCTAACTATATGCCTCTTGCATTGGACCTTGCTCACACTATTCTGAAAGAACTTTCTGCAATCAGAAGAGAAAATAAAGAAATCACTTATCTTCGTCCTGATGCAAAAAGCCAGGTAACTATTGAATATTCTGATGACCACAAGCCAATCAGAATTGATTCTATCGTAGTTTCTACTCAGCACGATGATTTCGCAGCTGAAGAGGAAATGCTGAACAAGATCCGTGAGGATATTAAGAACATTCTGGTTCCAAGAGTTGTAGCACAACAAACAGAGGAAATCAAAGCTTTATTCAACGATCAGATCAAATATCACATCAACCCTACAGGAAAATTCGTAATCGGAGGACCTCACGGAGATACAGGTCTTACAGGAAGAAAAATCATCGTTGATACCTACGGTGGTAAAGGAGCTCACGGTGGTGGTGCTTTCTCTGGAAAAGATCCTTCTAAAGTAGACAGAAGTGCAGCTTATGCAACAAGACATATTGCTAAAAACTTGGTTGCTGCAGGAATTGCTGATGAAGTTTTGGTACAGGTTTCTTATGCAATCGGAGTAGCTGAACCTTGTGGTTTGTATATCAACACTTACGGAACTGCGAAAGTAGATCTTCATGATGGTGATATCGCTAAAAAAGTTTCTACGATTTTCGATTTAAGACCTTATGCTATTGAACAGAATTTAAAATTAAGAAATCCTATTTATCAGGAAACAGCTTCTTACGGACATATGGGTAAAGAGCATTATGTAGCTGATAAAACGTTCAATAAAGGACATAAAAACGAGCTTACGTTGAAAGACCTTGAATTCTTCACTTGGGAGAAACTTGACAAAGTAGAGGAGATTAAAGCCGCTTTTGGAATTTAA
- a CDS encoding LysR substrate-binding domain-containing protein has translation MNIQQLEYLIAVDKYKHFGKAAQACFITQPTLSAMIQKFEDELDVKVFDRTTHPIRTTDVGLQIIDQAKVIIESVNELKNKANLLNNILGGTLNLGIIPTVSSFILPTEIFKFLEDNPKIQMNVKEMTTDNIIKALKAGELDAGIISTPYDTADEFYQDFLFNEELMIYSSNTEANKKNSYIIPEDLNVEKVWLLEEGNCLRNQFENICHLKENTLKPKNLDFLASNIQTLVHMVDKVGGISILPELALSQLSEEQKKNVFRFKKPFPYREISIIYYKPTFKQKIIDELSHSIKTSLELKLNYHESPKEFVSIKPQ, from the coding sequence ATGAACATTCAGCAACTGGAGTATCTTATCGCTGTTGATAAGTATAAACATTTTGGTAAAGCAGCTCAGGCATGTTTTATCACACAACCTACGTTAAGTGCCATGATACAGAAATTTGAGGACGAACTGGATGTGAAGGTTTTCGACAGAACTACTCACCCCATCCGTACCACAGATGTAGGTCTTCAGATTATTGATCAGGCAAAAGTTATTATAGAGTCTGTCAATGAGCTGAAAAACAAAGCAAACCTTTTGAATAATATTTTAGGAGGAACTCTTAATCTGGGAATTATTCCTACGGTTTCTTCTTTCATTCTGCCTACGGAAATCTTCAAATTCCTTGAAGATAATCCAAAGATTCAGATGAATGTAAAAGAAATGACAACGGATAATATTATTAAAGCTTTAAAAGCCGGAGAACTGGATGCGGGAATTATCTCAACTCCTTATGATACTGCTGACGAGTTTTATCAGGATTTCTTATTCAATGAGGAACTTATGATTTACAGTTCCAATACAGAAGCCAACAAAAAGAATTCTTACATCATTCCGGAAGACCTGAATGTAGAAAAAGTATGGCTGCTTGAAGAAGGAAACTGTCTTAGAAATCAGTTTGAAAACATCTGTCATCTGAAAGAAAATACATTAAAGCCTAAAAACTTAGATTTCTTAGCTTCCAATATCCAGACCCTGGTACACATGGTAGATAAAGTAGGAGGAATCAGTATTCTGCCGGAACTTGCATTGAGCCAGCTTTCGGAAGAACAGAAGAAAAATGTTTTCAGATTCAAAAAACCTTTCCCTTATAGAGAAATCAGTATTATTTATTATAAGCCAACTTTTAAGCAAAAAATTATTGATGAATTGTCACATTCTATCAAAACTTCTTTAGAACTTAAGTTGAATTATCACGAAAGTCCAAAAGAATTTGTAAGCATTAAGCCTCAGTAA
- a CDS encoding catalase, translated as MDSKKLTLSNGAPYFEHQDSQTVGPRGPVLLQDFILQENLAHFVRERIPERIVHAKGSGAYGTFTVTHDISQYTKAKLFSKVGNTCRMFARFSTVGGEKGSADTARDPRGFALKFYTEDGNWDLVGNNTPVFFIKDAKKFPDFIHTQKRVPKTNLKSATMMWDFWSLNPESLHQVLILMSDRGTPYGYRHMHGFGSHTFSMINDNNERVWVKFHFKTKQGVKNFTDEEAVKMAGENPDFAQEDLCNAIENGDFPKWTMYIQVMTEEQAKDFRWNPFDVTKVWFHDDFPLIEVGEMELNEVPVNYFAHVEQSTFSPSSLINGISFSPDKMLQGRLFSYPDAHRYRVGVNAHQLEVNRCPFAVNNYQRDGYMADSSYYQDKPNYHPNSFDDIKADSDYKNFEYELDSAHVASYNRNDNDSDHYTQPGLLYSKAMNAEDRDRLIQNIIGSMKGISGPKKDEIINRQLCHFFRANIELGMKVASQLNVNIDANMMNHSK; from the coding sequence ATGGATTCTAAAAAATTAACGTTAAGCAACGGAGCACCTTACTTTGAGCATCAGGATTCACAGACGGTAGGACCAAGAGGCCCTGTATTGCTGCAAGACTTTATTCTTCAGGAAAATCTTGCGCATTTCGTTAGGGAAAGAATTCCTGAAAGAATAGTGCATGCCAAAGGAAGCGGAGCCTACGGAACCTTTACCGTAACCCATGATATCAGCCAATACACAAAGGCAAAGCTATTTTCGAAAGTAGGAAATACATGCAGAATGTTTGCCCGTTTCTCTACCGTGGGTGGAGAAAAAGGAAGCGCAGATACCGCAAGAGACCCAAGAGGTTTTGCTTTAAAATTTTACACTGAAGACGGAAACTGGGACCTTGTAGGAAATAATACGCCGGTATTCTTTATTAAGGATGCTAAAAAATTCCCGGATTTTATTCATACCCAAAAAAGGGTGCCAAAAACAAACTTAAAAAGTGCCACCATGATGTGGGATTTCTGGAGCTTAAATCCGGAATCACTTCATCAGGTTCTGATATTAATGTCAGACAGAGGAACTCCATATGGTTACAGACATATGCACGGTTTCGGGTCTCATACTTTCTCCATGATCAATGATAATAATGAAAGAGTATGGGTGAAATTCCACTTCAAGACAAAACAGGGAGTGAAAAATTTCACTGATGAAGAAGCTGTAAAAATGGCCGGAGAAAACCCGGACTTCGCCCAGGAAGATCTTTGCAATGCTATTGAAAACGGTGATTTCCCGAAATGGACTATGTACATCCAGGTGATGACCGAGGAACAGGCAAAAGATTTCAGATGGAATCCTTTCGATGTAACAAAAGTATGGTTCCATGATGATTTCCCTTTGATTGAGGTAGGAGAAATGGAGCTTAATGAAGTTCCTGTTAATTACTTTGCCCATGTTGAACAATCTACATTTTCACCAAGCAGTCTGATTAATGGAATTAGTTTCTCTCCTGATAAAATGCTGCAGGGAAGATTATTCTCTTATCCTGATGCCCACCGTTACAGAGTAGGTGTCAACGCGCATCAGCTGGAGGTGAACAGATGTCCTTTTGCTGTCAATAATTATCAGAGAGATGGCTATATGGCAGACTCAAGCTACTATCAGGACAAGCCGAATTATCATCCGAACAGTTTTGATGATATCAAAGCTGATTCTGATTACAAAAATTTTGAGTATGAATTAGACAGTGCTCATGTTGCCAGCTATAACAGAAATGACAACGACAGCGATCATTATACCCAACCTGGTTTGCTTTATTCAAAAGCAATGAATGCAGAAGACAGAGATCGTCTGATCCAAAATATTATAGGAAGCATGAAAGGCATCAGCGGCCCTAAAAAAGATGAGATCATTAACCGACAATTATGTCACTTTTTCAGAGCCAACATTGAGCTTGGCATGAAAGTGGCATCTCAGCTAAACGTCAATATTGATGCAAATATGATGAATCATTCCAAATAA
- a CDS encoding enoyl-CoA hydratase/isomerase family protein, with amino-acid sequence MSYENILLKKEDKLSIITINRPESLNALNAKTIQEISTALDELNADTSCRVIILTGSGEKSFVAGADIKEFSEFGQEKAEELARNGQNTLFNKIENMSKPVIAAVNGFALGGGLELAMACHIRYASENARLGLPEVTLGLIPGYGGTQRLPKLVGKGIANEMIFSAKMIPAQKAKEIGLVNEVYPIEELLTKTKELANTIAYNSPMAISKAINAVNLSDTEKGFETEIKYFGELFEMEDKKEGVTAFLEKRKPNF; translated from the coding sequence ATGAGTTACGAGAACATATTATTAAAAAAAGAAGATAAATTATCTATCATTACCATAAACAGACCTGAAAGTTTAAATGCTTTAAATGCAAAAACGATTCAGGAAATCAGTACCGCACTGGACGAGCTTAACGCTGACACTTCATGCAGGGTAATCATCCTTACCGGAAGTGGAGAAAAATCTTTTGTAGCAGGTGCTGACATCAAGGAATTCAGCGAATTCGGACAGGAAAAAGCAGAAGAACTTGCAAGAAACGGACAAAATACACTGTTCAATAAAATTGAAAATATGTCTAAGCCTGTCATTGCAGCCGTTAACGGTTTTGCATTAGGCGGAGGTTTAGAGCTTGCTATGGCATGCCACATCAGATATGCATCGGAAAACGCCAGATTAGGGCTTCCTGAAGTGACTCTTGGATTAATCCCGGGATACGGAGGAACTCAAAGGCTTCCGAAGCTTGTAGGAAAAGGTATTGCCAACGAAATGATCTTCTCTGCCAAAATGATTCCTGCCCAAAAAGCAAAAGAGATCGGCCTGGTCAATGAAGTATATCCTATTGAAGAATTATTAACCAAAACGAAAGAATTAGCAAACACTATTGCCTACAATTCACCAATGGCAATATCCAAGGCTATAAACGCCGTGAATTTATCTGACACGGAGAAAGGTTTTGAAACTGAAATTAAATATTTCGGGGAACTTTTTGAAATGGAAGATAAGAAAGAGGGAGTTACTGCGTTTCTAGAGAAGAGAAAGCCTAACTTCTAG